One stretch of Manis pentadactyla isolate mManPen7 chromosome 10, mManPen7.hap1, whole genome shotgun sequence DNA includes these proteins:
- the LOC118933652 gene encoding zinc finger protein 829-like isoform X3, translated as MGKRVLAFVGLAGVWPRQTDFRRPQRECRWPWGRVRTGAVLPRRPRFLPVRRSPLAPAPTCRPTAGPPLAASTLFQEQQKMHDSQKCVCQVSMSFKDVTVSFTRDEWLQLTGTQRTLYQDVMLENYSHLVFVEAPVSQQLIRSLISYLPRRVLRHQTRGDLQVGARRRALATRGRIPRSL; from the exons ATGGGAAAGAGAGTTCTGGCATTTGTGGGCCTAGCGGGTGTGTGGCCCCGGCAGACGGACTTCCGGCGTCCTCAGCGCGAGTGCCGCTGGCCGTGGGGGAGGGTTCGCACCGGCGCAGTGCTGCCGCGTCGACCTCGCTTCCTGCCCGTGCGCAGATCACCGCTAGCACCGGCTCCGACGTGTCGGCCAACGGCGG GTCCACCGTTAGCAGCCTCTACACTTTTCCAAGAGCAGCAGAAAATGCACGACTCCCAG AAATGTGTTTGTCAGGTATCCATGTCATTCAAGGACGTGACTGTGAGCTTCACCCGGGATGAATGGCTACAGCTGACAGGTACACAGAGGACCCTGTACCAGGATGTGATGCTGGAGAACTACAGCCACCTGGTTTTTGTGG AGGCCCCAGTGTCCCAGCAGCTCATAAGAAGTCTTATCTCTTACCTCCCTCGGAGGGTATTGCGTCACCAAACCAGAGGTGATCTTCAGGTTGGAGCAAGGAGAAGAGCCTTGGCCACTAGAGGGAGAATTCCCAGATCATTGTGA
- the LOC118933652 gene encoding zinc finger protein 33B-like isoform X2, translating to MGKRVLAFVGLAGVWPRQTDFRRPQRECRWPWGRVRTGAVLPRRPRFLPVRRSPLAPAPTCRPTAGPPLAASTLFQEQQKMHDSQVSMSFKDVTVSFTRDEWLQLTGTQRTLYQDVMLENYSHLVFVDRSQENQDKHLWQVSFINKKTLTKKRENVFRKTPCQYDSHGMSLENVSESVISDKNHSSKNSDEVSSCGKLLLDNNQEKTHTGKKSNEH from the exons ATGGGAAAGAGAGTTCTGGCATTTGTGGGCCTAGCGGGTGTGTGGCCCCGGCAGACGGACTTCCGGCGTCCTCAGCGCGAGTGCCGCTGGCCGTGGGGGAGGGTTCGCACCGGCGCAGTGCTGCCGCGTCGACCTCGCTTCCTGCCCGTGCGCAGATCACCGCTAGCACCGGCTCCGACGTGTCGGCCAACGGCGG GTCCACCGTTAGCAGCCTCTACACTTTTCCAAGAGCAGCAGAAAATGCACGACTCCCAG GTATCCATGTCATTCAAGGACGTGACTGTGAGCTTCACCCGGGATGAATGGCTACAGCTGACAGGTACACAGAGGACCCTGTACCAGGATGTGATGCTGGAGAACTACAGCCACCTGGTTTTTGTGG ACAGGAGCCAGGAAAACCAAGATAAGCATTTGTGGCAAGTTTCATTCATCAATAAAAAAACACTAACTAAGAAGAGGGAGAATGTTTTCAGAAAAACACCCTGTCAATATGACTCACATGGGATGAGTTTGGAAAATGTTTCAGAATCAGTTATTAGTGATAAAAACCATTCAAGTAAGAACTCTGATGAAGTCAGTTCATGTGGCAAGTTGCTTCTGGATAATAATCAAGAAAAAACTCATACTGGAAAGAAATCTAATGAACATTAA
- the LOC118933652 gene encoding zinc finger protein 33B-like isoform X1, which translates to MGKRVLAFVGLAGVWPRQTDFRRPQRECRWPWGRVRTGAVLPRRPRFLPVRRSPLAPAPTCRPTAGPPLAASTLFQEQQKMHDSQKCVCQVSMSFKDVTVSFTRDEWLQLTGTQRTLYQDVMLENYSHLVFVDRSQENQDKHLWQVSFINKKTLTKKRENVFRKTPCQYDSHGMSLENVSESVISDKNHSSKNSDEVSSCGKLLLDNNQEKTHTGKKSNEH; encoded by the exons ATGGGAAAGAGAGTTCTGGCATTTGTGGGCCTAGCGGGTGTGTGGCCCCGGCAGACGGACTTCCGGCGTCCTCAGCGCGAGTGCCGCTGGCCGTGGGGGAGGGTTCGCACCGGCGCAGTGCTGCCGCGTCGACCTCGCTTCCTGCCCGTGCGCAGATCACCGCTAGCACCGGCTCCGACGTGTCGGCCAACGGCGG GTCCACCGTTAGCAGCCTCTACACTTTTCCAAGAGCAGCAGAAAATGCACGACTCCCAG AAATGTGTTTGTCAGGTATCCATGTCATTCAAGGACGTGACTGTGAGCTTCACCCGGGATGAATGGCTACAGCTGACAGGTACACAGAGGACCCTGTACCAGGATGTGATGCTGGAGAACTACAGCCACCTGGTTTTTGTGG ACAGGAGCCAGGAAAACCAAGATAAGCATTTGTGGCAAGTTTCATTCATCAATAAAAAAACACTAACTAAGAAGAGGGAGAATGTTTTCAGAAAAACACCCTGTCAATATGACTCACATGGGATGAGTTTGGAAAATGTTTCAGAATCAGTTATTAGTGATAAAAACCATTCAAGTAAGAACTCTGATGAAGTCAGTTCATGTGGCAAGTTGCTTCTGGATAATAATCAAGAAAAAACTCATACTGGAAAGAAATCTAATGAACATTAA